The Candidatus Thiodiazotropha endoloripes genome has a window encoding:
- the ubiK gene encoding ubiquinone biosynthesis accessory factor UbiK, with protein MIDSKLIDDLAQRLSNTLPAGIQSMQGDVMKNLRAGLESGLARLDLVSREEFEVQAAVLSRTREKLKRLEEQVKALEEQQR; from the coding sequence ATGATAGATTCAAAACTGATTGACGACCTGGCCCAACGGCTCTCAAACACTCTGCCTGCAGGCATTCAAAGCATGCAGGGGGATGTGATGAAAAACCTGCGTGCCGGACTCGAGTCCGGACTGGCCAGGCTCGACCTGGTGAGCCGAGAGGAGTTCGAGGTGCAGGCCGCTGTCTTATCCCGCACACGGGAGAAGCTGAAACGCCTGGAGGAACAGGTCAAAGCGTTGGAAGAACAACAACGCTGA
- a CDS encoding TorF family putative porin — MKMNKIALACGIAMLGLSSIAAADISANIGVTSNYVWRGLTQSANSTAFSGGIDYSHESGLYAGTWISEAWDDYELDFYGGYGGEISGVSYDAGLIYYSYSSDSESDFAEVNANVGWNFLSAGVAYVISAEDAVEAVEEDLYFYIGAGFDLPEDFSIGLTVGFVEPDGDDDADADDYTHYQIDLSKSAGDFGDVTFSLSDTDLDDTDAPGEDSDMRFFVSYSKEF, encoded by the coding sequence ATGAAAATGAACAAAATCGCTCTGGCCTGTGGTATTGCTATGCTGGGGCTGTCATCTATCGCTGCCGCTGATATCAGTGCCAACATCGGTGTCACCAGTAACTACGTCTGGCGTGGTCTGACCCAGTCTGCCAACAGTACCGCTTTCTCCGGTGGTATTGATTATTCTCACGAAAGTGGCCTCTATGCCGGTACCTGGATCTCTGAGGCTTGGGATGATTACGAGTTGGATTTCTATGGCGGCTACGGTGGTGAAATTTCTGGCGTCAGCTATGACGCTGGTCTGATCTACTACTCCTACTCAAGTGATTCGGAGTCTGACTTTGCTGAAGTCAATGCCAATGTGGGATGGAATTTCCTCTCAGCAGGTGTTGCCTATGTGATTTCTGCTGAAGATGCCGTGGAGGCAGTTGAAGAGGATCTCTATTTCTACATCGGCGCAGGCTTCGATCTTCCCGAAGACTTCTCTATTGGCCTGACCGTTGGTTTTGTCGAACCTGATGGCGATGATGATGCCGATGCGGATGACTACACCCACTATCAGATCGACCTGAGCAAGTCAGCCGGTGACTTTGGTGATGTGACCTTCAGTCTCTCTGACACCGACCTGGATGATACCGACGCTCCGGGTGAAGACTCCGATATGCGTTTCTTCGTCTCTTACTCAAAAGAGTTCTAA
- a CDS encoding P-II family nitrogen regulator, which yields MKMISAIIKPFKLDDVREALSDVGVAGITVTEVKGFGRQKGHTELYRGAEYVVDFLPKIKVEIAVDDSIVDQVVEAITNASKTGKIGDGKIFVTTLEQVVRVRTGETGSEAL from the coding sequence ATGAAAATGATTTCCGCAATCATCAAGCCATTCAAGCTTGATGATGTCAGAGAAGCGCTCTCTGACGTCGGTGTGGCCGGCATAACCGTCACCGAGGTGAAGGGATTCGGACGGCAGAAGGGTCATACCGAACTCTACCGTGGCGCCGAGTACGTGGTCGATTTTCTCCCCAAGATCAAAGTTGAGATCGCGGTGGATGACAGCATTGTCGACCAGGTCGTCGAAGCCATTACCAATGCCTCCAAGACCGGCAAGATTGGTGACGGCAAGATCTTTGTCACCACGCTGGAACAGGTGGTCCGTGTGCGTACTGGTGAAACCGGTTCTGAAGCACTGTAA
- a CDS encoding ammonium transporter has protein sequence MEAITHLSYALDTFYFLVSGALVMWMAAGFAMLEAGLVRAKNTAEILTKNVALFAIACIMYMLMGYNIMYPADGNGIIPALDLSFMFGGDNSVEDVLASNGDTYYSGMSDFFFQVVFVATAMSIVSGAVAERMKLWAFLVFAVAMTGVIYPLQGYWKWGGGFLDAAGFNDFAGSGVVHLCGASAALAGVILLGARKGKYSADGRVNAIPGANMPLATLGTFILWLGWFGFNGGSELKVSDIGEANAVAAVFVNTNAAAAGGVIAALLTARALFGKADLTMALNGALAGLVAITAEPLAPTPLWATIVGAIGGILVVFSIITMDKIKIDDPVGAISVHGVVGMWGLIAVPFSNTDAAFGAQFLGLGVIFAWTFIASFIVWLVLKAIMGIRVSEEEEYEGVDLGECGMEAYPEFTGNRGSGL, from the coding sequence GTGGAAGCGATTACACATTTAAGCTACGCACTGGACACCTTCTATTTTCTGGTGTCTGGTGCACTCGTAATGTGGATGGCGGCAGGTTTCGCCATGCTCGAGGCCGGTCTGGTCCGAGCTAAGAACACTGCCGAAATCCTTACCAAAAACGTCGCCCTGTTTGCCATCGCCTGTATCATGTACATGCTGATGGGTTACAACATCATGTACCCGGCTGACGGCAACGGCATCATCCCTGCGCTGGATCTGAGCTTCATGTTCGGTGGCGACAACAGTGTTGAAGACGTGCTGGCCAGCAATGGCGATACCTACTATTCCGGTATGTCAGACTTCTTCTTCCAGGTGGTCTTCGTGGCTACCGCCATGTCGATCGTATCCGGTGCCGTGGCTGAGCGTATGAAGCTGTGGGCATTCCTGGTCTTCGCTGTGGCGATGACCGGTGTGATCTATCCCCTGCAGGGCTACTGGAAGTGGGGCGGCGGTTTCCTGGATGCGGCCGGCTTCAATGACTTTGCCGGTTCCGGTGTGGTGCATCTGTGTGGTGCATCTGCCGCTCTGGCCGGTGTCATCCTGCTCGGCGCTCGTAAGGGTAAATACTCCGCTGACGGTCGGGTTAACGCCATTCCTGGTGCCAACATGCCTCTGGCGACCCTGGGTACATTCATTCTCTGGTTGGGCTGGTTCGGCTTCAACGGTGGATCCGAACTGAAAGTCTCTGACATCGGTGAGGCCAATGCGGTAGCTGCCGTATTCGTCAACACCAATGCGGCAGCTGCCGGTGGTGTGATTGCGGCCCTGTTGACCGCCCGCGCCCTGTTCGGCAAGGCTGATCTGACCATGGCATTGAATGGCGCACTGGCTGGCCTGGTGGCGATCACTGCTGAGCCTTTGGCACCGACCCCACTCTGGGCAACCATTGTTGGCGCCATCGGCGGTATCCTGGTGGTCTTCTCCATCATCACCATGGATAAGATCAAGATCGACGATCCTGTTGGTGCGATCTCGGTGCATGGTGTGGTTGGCATGTGGGGCCTGATTGCCGTGCCCTTCTCCAATACCGATGCCGCCTTTGGTGCACAGTTCCTGGGTCTCGGCGTGATCTTCGCCTGGACTTTCATCGCCAGCTTCATCGTATGGCTGGTCCTCAAAGCGATCATGGGTATCCGTGTGAGCGAAGAGGAGGAGTACGAAGGCGTCGACCTCGGGGAATGCGGCATGGAAGCCTATCCGGAATTCACTGGTAATAGGGGGTCCGGACTCTAA
- a CDS encoding DUF4124 domain-containing protein — MNVLLRAVVISAIFSHSLYAGVYKWTDEHGRVHFSDRPVSESSTEVKIKQTPSSGSTGDSPQQRQQKMRKMLDAFEEERSEKKEAKQKAKQEREKRKKKCIYAKDRYNSHNRARGIYNYKKDGDRSYLSEAERKSHMQRLKADVDRWCK, encoded by the coding sequence ATGAATGTTTTGCTTCGGGCAGTCGTGATCAGCGCCATTTTCTCGCACAGTCTCTATGCGGGTGTCTATAAGTGGACCGATGAGCATGGACGGGTCCATTTCAGTGATCGCCCTGTTTCCGAATCTTCCACTGAGGTGAAGATCAAACAGACCCCCTCCTCCGGTTCCACTGGCGACTCCCCTCAGCAACGACAGCAGAAGATGCGCAAAATGCTCGATGCGTTTGAAGAGGAGCGTAGCGAAAAGAAAGAGGCCAAGCAGAAAGCAAAACAAGAGCGGGAAAAAAGAAAGAAAAAGTGTATCTATGCCAAAGACCGATATAACTCGCATAACAGGGCTCGTGGAATTTACAACTATAAGAAGGATGGGGATAGGAGTTATCTCAGCGAGGCTGAACGTAAAAGCCATATGCAGCGGTTAAAGGCGGATGTTGATCGCTGGTGCAAGTAG
- a CDS encoding peptidoglycan-binding domain-containing protein, whose translation MEKADLPDLGDKGNQHYGRKKYPQKGTSGLAVAYVQNLLNARMPPPPLWVDGIFGPKTDSRVRQYQASRRLAVDGIVGPMTLASLEAGPPAIRKRPSAGSMVIPATGGV comes from the coding sequence ATGGAAAAGGCAGATCTACCGGACCTGGGGGATAAAGGTAACCAGCACTACGGTAGAAAAAAATATCCGCAAAAAGGTACTTCAGGCCTGGCCGTTGCCTATGTGCAGAATCTGTTAAATGCACGAATGCCCCCTCCCCCGCTTTGGGTCGACGGTATCTTCGGGCCTAAGACGGATAGTCGGGTCAGACAATATCAGGCAAGCCGTAGATTGGCGGTCGATGGCATCGTCGGTCCGATGACACTGGCGAGTCTGGAGGCGGGGCCGCCAGCAATCCGTAAACGACCAAGTGCAGGGAGTATGGTAATCCCGGCAACCGGTGGCGTTTAA
- a CDS encoding patatin-like phospholipase family protein: protein MRLITSLSRVSISTVKVIACSILLIGIGLQADAATATQPLDRPVIGLVLSGGGARGASHIGVLKVLEALHIPIDVITGTSMGAIVGGLYAYGYTVEEIEQLLAETDWDAAFQDQPPRQNRSFRRKHDDYDFLIKQEAGIEDWNLVIPKGLLQGQQLSLRLKSLTLLAPDDFDLLPIRFRAVGADIETGEAVTLANGPLSTAMLASMAIPGVFAPVDWHGRLLVDGGFANNLPVQQALDLGADRLIVVDLSTKPQSREGLSSPLSILNQILGFSTLSNTQQQLEKLTDKDILIKPDLGNHSSTDFWRAAEMIDNGMTAANQMAQQLAQLSLSEELYAAHMTSLRQRESATPLIDQISFENHSPLSTDVLQANISASEGEKLNIAKLEEEINQLYGMNIFERVDYNLLQKDHQNELKIRATEKEWGPNYLRFGLTMETNFDGSGIFNLASSHTMTPINSMGGEWRTEVQIGHDQRITTELYQPIDYNLRYYFRTLLGYYETHAGVFESGRQVADLNVNYSNFLLAGGRQFGNWGQLEIGAYAGSGDVSPYIGDLSTSSEEIKFGTWVVTFTYDQLDSINFPRHGLMANLSWSASRDELGAEEEYDTFNINGLWANTWNKNTLMLWAGAAGVTNTDGPVNTGFSIGGLFNLSGYQESELAGRYAGLIRLIYLRELGDSRSVLKIPVYAGVSLEAGNVWDERDDIAMDRLRTAGSITLSMDSPLGPIYLARGFAENGRTENYLYLGRTFSFF from the coding sequence GTGCGCCTAATAACCTCCCTATCCCGTGTATCCATATCGACGGTAAAAGTCATCGCCTGTTCAATCCTGCTGATTGGTATCGGACTGCAGGCGGATGCGGCAACAGCAACCCAGCCTCTCGACCGCCCGGTGATCGGTCTTGTGCTAAGTGGAGGCGGCGCACGGGGAGCTTCACATATTGGGGTACTGAAAGTACTCGAAGCGCTCCACATCCCCATCGATGTGATAACCGGCACCAGCATGGGCGCCATCGTCGGTGGCCTGTATGCCTATGGCTATACGGTGGAGGAGATTGAGCAACTGCTGGCTGAAACCGATTGGGATGCCGCATTTCAAGATCAACCCCCCAGGCAGAACCGGAGCTTTCGCCGCAAACACGATGATTACGATTTTCTCATCAAGCAGGAAGCCGGGATTGAAGACTGGAACCTCGTCATACCGAAAGGACTGCTACAGGGTCAGCAACTTAGCCTCAGACTTAAATCACTGACTCTGCTGGCGCCAGATGATTTCGATCTGCTGCCAATCAGATTTCGTGCCGTAGGCGCCGATATAGAGACCGGTGAAGCGGTCACACTGGCTAACGGCCCTCTCTCAACCGCCATGCTTGCGAGCATGGCGATCCCTGGCGTTTTTGCACCAGTCGATTGGCACGGCCGGTTACTGGTCGACGGCGGATTCGCCAATAACCTGCCAGTTCAGCAAGCCCTTGATCTGGGTGCCGACAGATTGATCGTGGTTGATCTCAGTACCAAGCCACAAAGTCGGGAAGGGCTTTCATCGCCACTGAGCATACTCAACCAGATTCTGGGCTTTTCCACATTGAGCAATACGCAACAGCAACTGGAAAAACTCACTGACAAGGATATTTTGATAAAGCCGGACCTAGGCAACCACTCGTCCACTGACTTCTGGCGTGCCGCTGAAATGATCGACAACGGTATGACCGCAGCAAACCAAATGGCGCAGCAGCTGGCACAACTCTCTCTATCGGAAGAGTTGTATGCCGCACACATGACCTCACTCCGACAAAGGGAGAGCGCAACGCCGCTTATCGACCAGATCAGCTTCGAAAACCATTCGCCTCTGAGCACGGATGTACTGCAGGCAAACATTTCGGCAAGCGAGGGCGAAAAACTCAATATCGCGAAACTGGAGGAGGAGATCAATCAGCTGTATGGCATGAACATCTTTGAACGGGTCGATTACAATCTTCTGCAGAAGGATCACCAAAACGAATTGAAGATTCGTGCAACAGAAAAGGAGTGGGGGCCTAACTACTTAAGATTCGGCCTGACCATGGAGACCAATTTTGATGGATCCGGGATTTTCAACCTGGCCTCAAGCCATACCATGACACCCATCAACAGTATGGGGGGAGAATGGCGTACAGAAGTGCAGATCGGCCATGATCAGCGGATCACCACAGAGCTGTATCAACCCATCGACTATAACCTCAGATACTATTTTCGAACTTTGCTGGGTTACTACGAAACCCATGCCGGGGTATTTGAATCCGGTCGCCAGGTGGCTGACCTGAATGTGAACTACTCCAATTTTTTACTCGCCGGTGGACGTCAATTTGGCAATTGGGGCCAGCTCGAGATCGGCGCGTATGCAGGCTCAGGTGATGTCAGTCCATACATTGGCGATCTGTCGACCTCCTCGGAAGAGATCAAATTCGGCACTTGGGTCGTAACCTTTACTTACGACCAATTGGATAGCATCAATTTTCCCCGTCACGGGCTGATGGCAAACCTATCCTGGTCGGCCAGCAGAGATGAGCTTGGGGCTGAGGAAGAGTATGACACATTCAATATCAATGGCCTGTGGGCAAATACCTGGAACAAGAATACCCTTATGCTGTGGGCTGGCGCTGCCGGAGTGACCAATACAGATGGACCGGTAAACACTGGATTTTCCATCGGTGGTCTGTTCAATCTCTCCGGCTATCAGGAATCAGAACTCGCCGGGCGTTACGCCGGACTCATACGATTGATCTATTTAAGAGAACTGGGCGACAGTCGATCGGTTTTAAAAATACCGGTCTATGCGGGAGTCTCGTTAGAAGCTGGCAATGTCTGGGATGAGCGGGATGATATCGCCATGGATAGATTAAGAACGGCAGGCAGTATCACCCTATCGATGGATTCACCACTTGGCCCAATATACCTGGCACGGGGTTTTGCAGAAAATGGCCGCACTGAAAATTACCTATACCTGGGTCGTACCTTTTCATTTTTCTGA
- a CDS encoding TusE/DsrC/DsvC family sulfur relay protein codes for MPEMNPMAVENSNTPEGFEDWTEEQAIQLAAEENIELTDAHWEVIHFLRSHCEQNGATCSARLVLKAMTGQVKDRGGKKYLYSLFPRGPVVQACKIAGIPLPPYSLDLSFGSVH; via the coding sequence ATGCCTGAGATGAATCCTATGGCTGTGGAGAACAGCAATACGCCCGAGGGCTTCGAGGATTGGACTGAGGAACAAGCCATTCAGCTTGCTGCCGAAGAGAATATCGAACTGACCGATGCCCATTGGGAAGTGATCCACTTCCTACGCAGTCACTGCGAACAGAATGGCGCCACCTGTAGCGCCAGACTGGTACTCAAAGCCATGACCGGACAGGTCAAAGACCGGGGTGGCAAGAAATATCTCTATAGCCTCTTCCCAAGAGGACCGGTTGTTCAGGCCTGCAAGATTGCCGGCATTCCCCTGCCACCCTACTCGCTCGATCTCTCATTTGGCAGCGTGCACTGA
- the polA gene encoding DNA polymerase I — protein MSEKPPFVLVDGSSYLFRAYHALPDLSNSQGEPTGAIVGVLNMLRRLIGDYQPHYMAVVFDAPGGSFRNELYPDYKANRPPMPEDLRCQIEPLHEIVQAMGLPLVMVAGVEADDVIGTLAVQATEAGLETVISTGDKDMAQLVNPSVSLVNTMSETTTDEQGVMDKFGVRPDQIIDYLALVGDSADNIPGVPKCGPKTAAKWLKSYETLDELISHADEIGGKIGENLRSSLEQLPLSRKLATIKLDVALDQAPKDHSIGDQNTSLLGSHFQRMESNRLLASLEGTDQEAPQAEAEAAVEADYQTILSQAELLKWLKRLSSSELFAFDTETTSLDYMQAELVGISFAISPGEAAYVPLAHDYPGAPEQLSLEWVLEQFKPLLEDPEQKKVGQNLKYDMSVLARYGIQMQGIAFDTMLESYVLNSTATRHDMDSLAKNYLNHATIHFEDIAGKGKKQLTFNQIELDQASPYAAEDADITLRLHQEIWPKLESESSLTKLFNELEVALVPVLSRIERNGVSVDSTMLRQQSDAFARQLHELEQQAYSLAGHNFNLGSPKQIGEVFFNELQLPVISKTPKGAPSTAESVLVELAHQGHELPSVILQHRGLAKLKSTYTDKLPEMVNPTTGRVHTSYHQAVAATGRLSSTDPNLQNIPIRSEEGRRIRQAFVPQAGWKMVAADYSQIELRIMAHLSQDQGLLQAFSEGKDIHTATAAEVFGTELEQVSSEQRRSAKAINFGLIYGMSAFGLARQLGIERKAAQEYVDLYFDRYPGVAEFMDRIREQAHQQGYVETLYGRRLYLPDINARNHQRRTAAERTAINAPMQGTAADIIKRAMLSVDQWIEGEKPPVQMLMQVHDELVFEVEPEYLQEATTVLTERMQGAALLDVPLLVDVGVGDNWDEAH, from the coding sequence ATGTCAGAAAAGCCGCCATTTGTTCTGGTTGATGGATCATCCTACCTGTTTCGGGCCTACCACGCCCTACCGGACCTCAGTAACTCACAGGGGGAGCCGACAGGAGCGATCGTCGGGGTGCTCAACATGCTGCGTCGTCTGATCGGTGATTATCAGCCGCACTATATGGCGGTGGTCTTCGATGCGCCGGGCGGTAGTTTCCGCAATGAACTCTATCCCGACTACAAGGCCAATCGGCCGCCGATGCCGGAGGATCTGCGCTGTCAGATCGAACCCCTGCATGAAATCGTTCAGGCCATGGGGCTGCCGCTGGTTATGGTGGCCGGTGTTGAGGCGGATGATGTGATTGGCACCCTGGCTGTGCAGGCGACGGAAGCCGGCCTGGAGACGGTGATCTCCACGGGAGACAAGGATATGGCTCAGCTGGTCAATCCCTCGGTAAGCCTGGTCAATACCATGTCCGAGACCACCACGGATGAGCAGGGGGTAATGGACAAATTCGGTGTCAGACCGGACCAGATTATCGACTATCTGGCCCTGGTGGGTGACAGTGCGGACAATATACCGGGGGTACCGAAATGTGGTCCGAAAACCGCAGCAAAATGGCTTAAAAGCTACGAAACGCTGGATGAGCTGATCAGTCATGCAGACGAAATTGGTGGTAAAATAGGCGAAAATCTTCGATCCAGTCTTGAACAGCTACCATTATCGAGAAAATTGGCGACAATTAAGCTGGATGTGGCGCTCGATCAGGCGCCCAAGGATCACAGCATCGGAGACCAGAACACGTCACTGCTGGGAAGCCATTTTCAGCGCATGGAGTCCAATCGGCTGCTGGCGAGCCTTGAGGGTACCGACCAGGAGGCGCCGCAAGCGGAGGCAGAGGCCGCTGTCGAGGCAGATTATCAGACCATTCTCAGCCAGGCGGAGCTGCTCAAGTGGCTGAAACGACTCAGTTCCAGTGAACTGTTCGCCTTTGACACGGAGACCACCAGCCTCGATTACATGCAGGCCGAACTGGTGGGTATCTCCTTTGCCATCTCGCCCGGTGAGGCGGCCTATGTGCCCCTAGCCCATGACTATCCGGGGGCTCCGGAACAGCTCTCTCTGGAGTGGGTGTTGGAGCAGTTCAAGCCCCTGCTGGAAGACCCTGAGCAGAAAAAGGTGGGTCAGAATCTGAAATACGACATGAGCGTGCTGGCCCGCTATGGCATCCAGATGCAGGGTATCGCCTTTGACACCATGCTGGAGTCCTATGTGCTCAATTCCACGGCAACCCGCCACGATATGGATTCGTTGGCGAAAAACTATCTGAACCACGCCACGATCCACTTTGAGGATATCGCCGGGAAGGGCAAAAAACAGCTCACGTTCAATCAGATCGAGCTGGATCAGGCCTCGCCATACGCTGCCGAAGATGCGGATATAACCTTAAGGTTGCACCAGGAAATCTGGCCGAAACTAGAAAGTGAGTCTTCACTAACAAAGCTCTTCAATGAACTGGAAGTGGCTCTGGTTCCGGTGCTTTCTCGCATTGAGCGTAACGGGGTCAGCGTCGATAGCACGATGCTGCGTCAGCAGAGTGACGCTTTTGCCCGGCAGCTTCATGAGCTGGAGCAGCAGGCCTACAGCCTGGCCGGCCACAACTTCAATCTGGGCTCGCCGAAACAGATCGGTGAGGTTTTTTTCAATGAGCTGCAGTTGCCGGTGATCAGCAAAACCCCGAAAGGGGCCCCATCCACCGCCGAGTCGGTGTTGGTCGAATTGGCCCATCAGGGGCATGAACTGCCGTCGGTGATCCTGCAACACCGGGGATTGGCTAAACTGAAATCCACCTACACCGATAAGCTGCCCGAGATGGTCAATCCGACCACAGGAAGGGTGCATACCTCCTATCATCAGGCTGTCGCCGCCACCGGCAGACTCTCCTCAACCGACCCGAATCTGCAGAATATCCCGATTCGCAGCGAGGAGGGGCGTCGTATCCGACAGGCCTTTGTGCCTCAAGCCGGCTGGAAAATGGTGGCAGCCGACTATTCCCAGATTGAACTGCGCATCATGGCCCATCTGTCACAGGATCAGGGGCTGTTACAGGCCTTCTCAGAGGGTAAGGACATCCATACCGCTACCGCAGCAGAGGTTTTCGGCACCGAGCTGGAGCAGGTGAGTTCAGAGCAGCGCCGTTCTGCCAAAGCGATCAATTTCGGCTTGATCTACGGAATGTCGGCCTTCGGTCTGGCACGACAGCTGGGTATCGAGCGGAAGGCAGCCCAGGAGTATGTCGACCTCTATTTCGATCGCTACCCCGGCGTGGCTGAGTTTATGGATCGAATCCGTGAGCAGGCCCATCAGCAGGGCTATGTGGAGACCCTGTACGGTCGTCGCCTCTATCTGCCCGATATCAATGCCCGCAATCATCAGCGCCGTACAGCCGCTGAGCGCACCGCCATCAATGCGCCCATGCAGGGTACAGCGGCGGATATCATTAAACGGGCCATGCTCTCGGTCGATCAGTGGATTGAAGGGGAGAAACCGCCAGTGCAGATGCTGATGCAGGTACACGATGAGTTGGTCTTCGAGGTCGAACCGGAGTATCTGCAAGAGGCCACGACAGTGCTGACGGAGCGTATGCAGGGGGCGGCTCTACTCGATGTCCCACTCCTGGTGGATGTCGGTGTGGGTGACAATTGGGACGAGGCCCATTGA
- a CDS encoding DUF302 domain-containing protein encodes MKLSTKYNLCFLAFLLLTFNLSAGEDPEVEIADIYQSVIKMSLASGVSLADAGDAMTSKAAELNLRLVGRQKVHEEVRARGLKSPHLEILQFCDPEDAVQMVVSDPLYSAYMPCRISLVEDQHGKAWLYMLNLDMLINSTSLSPELQTIAIRVNQAMLAVMTAGATGDF; translated from the coding sequence ATGAAATTATCTACCAAATATAATCTCTGCTTCTTAGCTTTCTTACTCCTTACATTCAACCTGTCCGCCGGTGAAGATCCTGAGGTAGAGATTGCTGACATCTATCAATCAGTCATTAAAATGAGCCTTGCCAGCGGTGTCAGCCTAGCCGACGCAGGTGACGCCATGACATCCAAAGCGGCAGAATTGAACCTGCGCCTGGTTGGACGTCAGAAGGTGCATGAAGAGGTACGAGCCCGAGGTTTGAAATCCCCCCATCTCGAGATTCTGCAGTTCTGCGATCCGGAAGACGCCGTACAGATGGTAGTCAGTGATCCTCTCTATTCAGCCTACATGCCATGCCGTATATCTCTGGTGGAAGATCAGCATGGAAAAGCCTGGCTCTATATGCTCAACCTCGACATGTTGATCAACAGCACCTCCCTATCGCCGGAACTGCAGACCATCGCAATTCGTGTCAACCAGGCCATGCTTGCAGTAATGACGGCGGGTGCCACTGGAGATTTCTAA
- a CDS encoding c-type cytochrome yields MLLKTVLILLLLLPNLCQALNIENGKRINRSCALCHGDYGQGTPGTMSPRLAGLPADYLEKELKFYRSGERSYAPMVIASSIKKMTDDDIRDISEYLAGVNLRNLNLPKIPEYPNGKPDKGKEIFNDVCKSCHKKSGLGKPKKDIPPVAGQYGSYIFSQIKKFQDKQRHHDDDPEDETFDDYADSEIDDIIAYVTTLPAHPPLPETNDFSVGMSSMMDSMSMVGMVQGGDQDDLNISGQFRVTPSGDIVLKPLNQDMRSIAGLSGNFRITPTGILFMPN; encoded by the coding sequence ATGCTGCTTAAAACTGTATTGATACTCTTACTATTACTACCAAATCTATGTCAGGCTTTGAATATCGAGAATGGCAAACGGATTAACAGGAGCTGTGCACTCTGCCACGGTGACTATGGTCAGGGAACTCCTGGCACCATGTCTCCCAGATTGGCCGGCTTACCCGCCGACTATCTGGAAAAGGAACTCAAATTCTATCGTTCCGGTGAACGAAGTTATGCTCCTATGGTTATCGCTTCGTCCATCAAAAAAATGACCGATGACGATATCAGGGACATTTCGGAATACCTCGCAGGGGTCAACTTACGCAATCTCAACCTGCCAAAAATCCCTGAATACCCTAATGGCAAACCCGACAAAGGCAAAGAAATATTCAATGATGTGTGCAAATCCTGCCACAAGAAATCAGGTTTGGGAAAACCTAAAAAGGACATACCACCGGTAGCAGGGCAATACGGCAGTTACATCTTTAGCCAAATCAAAAAATTTCAGGATAAACAACGTCACCATGACGACGATCCTGAAGACGAAACATTCGATGACTATGCTGACTCTGAAATCGATGACATTATCGCCTATGTCACAACTCTACCTGCTCATCCACCTCTTCCTGAAACAAATGACTTCTCGGTAGGCATGTCCAGCATGATGGACAGTATGAGTATGGTCGGTATGGTACAGGGAGGCGATCAGGACGATCTCAATATATCCGGCCAATTCAGAGTCACACCTTCCGGCGATATTGTTCTCAAGCCGCTCAATCAGGATATGCGTTCTATCGCTGGTCTATCCGGCAACTTCAGAATCACCCCAACAGGAATACTGTTCATGCCCAATTAA
- a CDS encoding 4Fe-4S dicluster domain-containing protein has protein sequence MSKTMDKSKIKAAVKRRKQQVYTPVDPDQQLGFIHHNVDCIGCRACEIACKDKNGLAPGPRFRRVSYIEGGDFPDVYAYKVNMSCNHCAQPACLPTCPTGAIFKRKQDGIVDIDSSLCIGCRRCEAACPYGAPQFDPSDNLVKKCNMCVDEIDAGRKPYCVMACMMRVLDIGPIDQLDSGNFDTTAIGPNEQPVKQVKNMADPKLTNPSIRFIAHSKGNVDNDNS, from the coding sequence ATGAGCAAAACCATGGACAAATCAAAAATAAAAGCAGCGGTCAAACGGCGTAAACAACAGGTTTACACACCTGTTGATCCTGATCAACAATTAGGCTTCATACATCATAATGTTGATTGTATTGGCTGCCGTGCCTGTGAAATAGCATGTAAAGACAAAAACGGGCTTGCGCCGGGACCACGCTTTCGCCGAGTAAGCTACATTGAGGGAGGTGATTTTCCCGATGTCTATGCTTACAAGGTCAACATGTCTTGCAACCACTGTGCACAACCTGCCTGCCTGCCGACCTGCCCAACAGGCGCCATCTTCAAACGTAAGCAAGACGGCATTGTCGACATTGACTCCTCACTTTGTATCGGTTGCAGACGTTGTGAAGCCGCCTGTCCATACGGCGCACCTCAATTCGATCCCAGTGATAATCTGGTTAAAAAATGCAACATGTGCGTCGATGAGATCGATGCCGGACGCAAACCATACTGTGTTATGGCCTGTATGATGCGCGTGTTGGATATCGGCCCAATCGATCAACTCGATAGCGGCAATTTCGATACAACAGCGATTGGACCAAATGAACAGCCTGTCAAACAGGTCAAGAACATGGCTGATCCAAAACTAACCAATCCCTCGATTCGTTTCATTGCCCACTCTAAAGGCAACGTAGATAACGATAATTCTTAA